The nucleotide window GACTCGTATTGCTCTGAAAACGGAAGACAACGACCAGATGAACGCGATTTGATTTTTAACAGCACAGGAAGCTGTGCCTCCCAGCACTAGGAACGAACCCTTTGTTAACAAGCGCCCAGCAGCTCAATGCAGACCCATTACACTGCTAATTGCAGACTACAGCTTTATCCTTACTCTGTCGCCATTATGCTAATCTCATTCCGCTGTGTTGGCAGTGCTAATTGCTGCTGCCTGCCAGGCAAGGTCTCAAATGGAGACTCTGCATGAATTCAATAGGAGTAACCAGCACAAGAACTCCAGTTCAAAAATAGGATGTTCATATTGACAGTCTGAATTTAGTCTGAACATTGCAGGGTGAACAAAGAGGGTAAAAAATATAAGGATGTCTGCTCAAAggtcaaacctgcaagctttgtATTCAGGATCTGTTCATACTCCTCACGGATCTTCTCTTCATGATCTCTGAGGAGGCGCTCACACAGGTAGCCCACCTGACGCAAAGTGAACGAGGGCTGGTCCTTCCTCACAGAAGAAGCACCTAGAAAACAAGCAGTATAGCTGAAGTACTTGATGCAACTAAAATTTACCTTGAACAGGCTGTGAGATCTAACCAGAATTCCATCTTGCTTCAACCTGACTCACCAAGCCAGGAACCCTTTAACACAGCTAAGAAACTTCTGCCAGCTGTTTACTAAGCAATTTTGATGGATGCAATTTTTCACTGAAAGCTCAATGTTCTGCATGTCATGCTTTTCCACTGGGCACCACTAAATCACATCTGCAGTGGTACTCTGGCAAAACAATTCCCAGAAAGGACACTACAGTGGGCTAATGCAGGTAAGCCCACAAACTCAGCTGGTCATTCTGTGCTTAGGAGAGTAGGTCAGGTCTGGAACAGACAGCAGCACATGGGCTAGCAGGGAGTGGTTTCTAAAGACACCCCAATGCTTCCATTATCACTTCTGTACACTGCTGAGAGGTATGAATGGGGAGGGGTTAGTGTCTGCAACAGCAGCTTTCAAATCCTTTTACAAATAAAGGCTAAGGATGAGAGGAAGCACTGTCTGGTTCCATCTTTCACAGCAAATCAGCATGAAAGCAAAAAAGATCCTACTTGCAAAACAGCTTTTGTCTTCTTGCCCAACGATAATGGGGGTGGGGGACTATACTGCTGAACCATTAtgacaaaacaaatgacaatttGAAGCCAGCCTCAGAAGTTCATTAAACGAACATCATATCAGCAAACAGGAAACCTCAttaataccaaaataaaaagcgGTTTGTCAGGAGTCAATTTAATTCAAATCCTAAAACTGTATGAAAAGAATATTTGCATCAGtcctgaaaaagaaaacctgcAGAACCAGTGAGAGACTGACCTTTGTGGTGGTGAAGTGACAAACCTGCAAAGGGCAGGTTCAACAGAAAGCCCAACATGCTTGTTGACAACAAGGAAACAACAGACTGACGTGTCTGTGTCAGAACAGCCAGACAGTCGGGAGCCTAGTGGTTAGggttcctgcctttggacctgaagggtgcaggttcgatctccacctcaatctcccgctgtagtactcttgagcaaggtacttaccctaaattgctccagtaaaattacccagctgtataaatgggtaattgtaaccttaacactaagtcactttggagaagaaagtcagctaaatgtaatgtaaatgtaactggatTTTTATTATGGCTAAGCAGCACCTCACTATTTGTGAGCGTGGGAAGGTCTCTGCTGCTCACCTGGGGGTGAATTTGGGGCTGCAAGTGCAGGGCTGGGGCTCGGTCCATCACTAGGGCCGGCACCATCGCTTTGGTTGAAGGCACCCTCCAGCTGCCGTCGCCGCTGGTAACGGCTGTACTCCTGTTTGATGTTCTGGAAGATCTGCTCTGTTGGGTGAAGAGGTCAGAAGAGGATCAGTATTACAGGACAGaccagcacaaaaacaaaaaaagaaaaaaaaacccatcatgCAGTTACCTCTGAAATTGCTGTAACGCAAGATTTACTTTCGCTACTCTGTCTGAACCCTTTCTTGGCGGCCATCAGTTActtccatttactcatttagcagatgcttctctaaagcaacgtagagcactgagtaaacagaagtgcaacGACATGCGAAGAGCTTTAGAAGACAATTGTTTGAGCACTGCCAGTAGCTCTGTCAGTGCACGTTCCATAAGTAGTTACATATAGAACTGCGTCTAATAGGAAAAATAAAGACTAACGGGCTGCGTGATAAAGATTTAAAGCAGTCAGGAGAAGTGGATAAGTGGGTCTgagagatgcattttgagagACTTCTTGAATGCTGGTAAGATTTGGTACTTCTAAGGGAGAGGAACTGACCTGATCTTGAAGACTATGGGATTCAGATTCTTTTGCCACTTTGCAGGCCATAACTAAACCCTGAACTCAATACAGACAGTTACAGGAAGCCAAATGAGGGActaggagaaggaaaaaaaaaaaaagtgtttcatctTTCCAAGTGTACAGTTTGTGCTGCTGCATTCTGGGTCTGCAAACAAGAAAGAAGGCATCTAGTTTTCAAAAGACTTGCAGGGTAATGGCAGCACGCTGTCATGTGGCAccgcaagtagcgctgctgtctctcagcgcctgggtggagTAAGAGActgttggtttgatccctgctcaatgtgtttgcatgttctccctacaggtttcctccaggtgctctggtttcctcccacagtccaaagacatgctgttcaggtggattggtgactaactcacccatagtgagtgagtgattcaCTGGAGcgcagatgagtgacccatgatAAATAGGGTACTAGTAGTGCAAATCACCTTTGGTGTAAAAGATGTAGGCTTGCTTGGAAGTCACTTACTGAGCCCCTCTCAATCAATCAGGAAGGAAAGTGTTCTGAGGGAAACGGAAGCTGAACCAAAATCAGAAGTTACACCAGAAACCACAACTCTAGCAGATGTTGTTACTGCTCATCCTCTGCTCGGGAGTTTGAACTCACAAACCCCTCCTCTCCACCGCATGAATGACAAAACACAATGCTTGTTGAAAGTTTCCTCTTCCCCAAAACATTTGTTCCACAGCAAAACATTTCCAGAAGAGCCTCTAAAATCGTTGCGGCAGGTCAAGGAGCGGAGCAGTAAAAGAGGCTACAAACTGTAGCCCCAAAGCTGCGGTCCTGAGGGTCTCGCTCTTGGATTACAGCAAAGCAGCTtgacaggcagcagctgaatGTGGGTGATGTAGGACTGCAATGCGGAGGACAGGCAAAGTCTAGCTCTTCTGCGGCCTACTTCTGGCACCAAGTGAGAAAGGGGGTTACATTTCCAGAAGGCTGCAGGACAGGGTTGCAGGACAGGGTTTCAGTACATCCTGCTGAACACCCTACATGTTCACAACAGCCATACCTTGCTTTTTCTTGAACAGCACAACATTCCTCTATCAAGGATAGGTGGCCAAGGTCCTTGGACATTAGGCATAATGCTAAAGGGGCAGACGGCAGTGGTACGGGATGCTCCATCgtacacagcaacacacaacGGACCCCATGAAACTGCGCTGTTAGGCTGGTGGTAAAGCCTTCCTGTATTTACAAAGAAGCCCATCGTGTTTTATTTGGCAACATGCAGGGTTTTCACAGCCTAACAAAGCTCTGCTGACAGGGCTCCACAACCAGTCCACCCCCAATGCACAGCCACAGCTTTCACTCTGTGGAGGCATTCAGACTGGTGAGAAAGGCATACCCAGTCCCACTGGGccaggtgcacacacacattgtgatGCAGCTCCATGAACGTGGGGATTAGGGCAAGTCTGGCTTGTCATCTGGCTCTATTTAAACAGCAGCGGAGTCACTCAGTGGTGAAGAGCAAAGCCAACAATGCCTCATTCCACAAGAGAACAACTACAAAGTTACTGCAAACGATCCTTTAGAAAAGATCCTGTGCacaagcattttaaaagaaatcacattcccactcctgctgctaTAGTCAATCaacatttcttcagtaaaatactaaaatgggtaaattaccaTTTTGAGATCCTTAGAAGATCAACAAAGCCtcaaattgtttaattttaatgcacatACAAAAAACCTCAGAGGCAAAGGTCCTGCATCAGGGAGATAGGTTCAAGACAGCCAAACTGAAAAGTAGGCACAAAAAAAGTTGATTCGAAGTGACCTTTTTCAGACCTTTTCCAAAAAAGACATCACTGATTAGACCCCACACCTCTCCAACACCCTGAAAACTGAGCCCTTCCCATACACTATGCTGTGATCCAACCTCCATCAAGTGGAGGTCATTTTTGACTGATGGCAAGCagagccccaccccccactgccATCTATGCTGCCACTGCCAACAACAGAATCCCAGTCGTGGACGCTGCCTAGCAACAGTGTGACCTCGCAGTGGTCAGAGAGCCATCAATCACAGACATCCGGGTGAGGAAAGGCAAGAAGGGCAGCAGCCCAGAAGTCGGATGataggaaaagaaaacaaaaagcatagGACTGGCAAGATAAATTGGATGGGAGAAGGGATAAACTGCTCTGGGATCATGGAGGACAGGAAGAAACAAGTGAATACTGGGGGATGGAGAGGGGAGTTTAACACACCCACTTCTTAAGTACAATGGTGACCAGTGTCTGAGCAGGGTGGGTTCACAGAGTGGATCAGGCCAAGTTCAGACATGCCCAAAAGCCCCTGGGGTGTGACGGCTGAAGGAGGAATACGAACCAGCAGATTTGTACACGCAGAACAATATGCCAACAGTGGAGAAGGAGGATGGTGTGCTTTTGAAGCGTGGCCCCTGTTGAAACCAGAGCTTCATGGACAGCAtgatggggcgggggggtgggcAGTTCACCAGCAAGTTTCTTCCTGGTCACACCTCTACACTCCTAGTACTTTACAGGGTGGCCAAGAAAGCTCAGTTTTCTTACTTGTGGATTCAGGGGTTTCGGATTGCACAGCACTCCTCCTTTCCCTCTTCAAAACCACATCTTCAAAGAGATTTCACTTTATTACAAGGTTTAGTCcttaacaaaaattaaaagtcaGCACAACTGAGAACTTTGTCTTTCCTTATACCGCTGAAATGAGGGGAAGAATTTTACCCGTGCCATCTGTACAGTGCTCTTAAACAAGCTTTTTACATTAACACATGTGGCACAAGCTTTCAGTCATCAACATGTGACACTAACCCACCAAGTCAATcctatgcaaataaaaataaagacaagcATACAGACCATCACTCCTATGATGAGCACTGGGCCAGTGTGTCCAGCCTTTGGGTGAAAAGCCAAGGGTGCCTTTCTGTAAGGACAGATTACATTCAAAATGTTGAGGCTACCACAAGTAATGAGAGTGGAGCGATGGGCTTTGTTCCACTTGCCTCCAGGCATTTATGCAGTGGGTAAGCATGCGGTGCCAAGTGTGCCATTCCATCGTTCAACAGGATCCACTCAACCTAAAATATGCTCTGACCAGCACCGAGGGGAATTCAGAAGGAAGTCAGTTGTGAAATATCcccctggggggggtggggtgtagCCTAGACACTGTTCATTGCACATAAatgcttcatttatttactaaaTAGAACATACAGTACTATTTTTCCAGCTTTTAGCCATACTTTAATGGACCCGTTTCAGCATCAGGCTTCATGGTATTTCAAACCTACTGTGCAAACACGACCATTTTGCAACTATCAAGAAAGGAATCGAAGCCTGGAAATAATATCTGGGAAAGTTTACAATTAATGCTCAAccgtttatacagcaaaaaGTACTGGAGCAGTAGAAATTCAAATACCTCACACATGGATAAATCCCTGCTGGATTTCAACCAGGTTACTAGTCTATGGCCTTATCCAATACTGTCACTACCGTCACTGATCAAGGCCCCTTGTCAGCTGTGTGGGACTGTCACTGAACTAGTAAGGTGGTGGTCAATGTGCATGAAACAGGTCTCCCTTTACAGTGCTAGGCCTGGTGAGGACTGACTCACCATAGCTTCTGCTGGAAGCAGCAAAAATGGACAGGGCCCGCTGAATAgtgaatagttttaaaaaaaaaaaaaattgacaaagtGGTGAGAAAACAGGGCAAAGGAGAAGGGAGATCAGATGTGTGCTCTGCACACAGGAAGCGAAACGTAACATGTCTTCCTTTGACAGCTATTCACAGACAGGATAGTACTGGCACACAGGCTAAGGACcttaaactgaaaatgataaccctcatgattatgattatgatgCAAGACTGCAACAGATGAGAACAAGTCAGAAACAAGGTTCATTCAACAGAACATCTGGAGATTATTTCCACCCCTTTATGGGCAAATGCATAAGTCAACACATGTTGCATTTTACTGAATAAAGGAATGTTAGCCGATTCAAACTAAAGGTACACAAGAGTTGCAAGTCTATAGCCTGCAAGTGCAAGGCAGTTTTGATCATCTCCAATGGATTTTTCACTCTACTCATAAAAATGTTAGATTATAAACACTCAAAACTCAATGATCGCGCAAAGCTGGCTCCAAACTCCAGTTTCTCAGAGAGCTACACCCAAGAAAAGTGTACCCAGCAAGTCTGGCACAAAGCAGCTGAAATCAGGTACACCAAGTACTACTAACTGGAGAGATGTAGACCTTCTGGCACAGCATATATGTGGAATGAAATTGTTCAAGCAACATCTCTTGTACTAATGATGTTCACAGCCTTCATCAGGTTACAACATGCTATGTGGCaccaagaaaataataaaaacacgcCTCTCATGTATAGCATGGGATGACTGTGTGCATGTTCAATTCTCCCCGCAGCAAGAGCAAGGAAATTCAAAATGTGTGCTCTTCATCACAGGTGGATCACAGGAAGCCTCGAACCAGATCTTTTAAAGGCTGGAACCAGAGCTTGCAAAATCAAATCAACATGTGAAGGAAGTGATGACTTATTCTGTGTAAATTGACTTAGTCTTGTTTAAtctaaaatgcccaggaggggtgggcagccactggtacttggacccccagagactTTTCCACCTCCCTTCACTTTCAGGAGagcttttttgttcctttcctccgtggccagtaggcatacttataggtTTAATAATTGCATGGATAGTGtggtaatttaatatatagctaCCTTATGTgtttgtcttatccctttgtcCTGCACTCCacatcactgtgtgagaagagcactctataaaaataattgatGATGCTGGTGCAGAAACAGGGGTGATAATGGTTCAGGGATAGGTTACTACTGGCAAGGAAGTTGAAGTTATAATGCAAGGAGCCGTAGTATCTcccaaaggaaaacaaaggctATCTATACTCTGAGATGGTCATGCACTTTCAACAATGATCTGAGCTTTTAAATGGAGGAAGCATCAGTTGTAAGATAAAGGCCAAGGTAAAGAAGGTGGCCCAGTGCAGGCACAAAAGACCTCTTGTCCTTGGGGTTACCAAGCCACACAAACTGAAAGCAGAGCCACAAATGTGTTAGCCTATTCAAGTAATTAAAATTCTTAACACAAAGACCTGTGACAGAAGGGGGCTCCTGCACTGAACTGTGAGGTACTGCacttgaattattttaattaaatgcacaTAAATGAAGACAGGAAGGATTACTGCACTGCACAAATCAGtttctcaaaatgaaaaagtagCTACATAAGCAAGGTCAAACATTAGGATTTGGGAGGCATAATCCTCATTCTGACACATGCACTACATcactttacattaaaaatatcaaattgGATCCAAACCTAAGCAGCGGTTTAATTAGGATTTAAACAaggcagggaggggggggagctGCTGCCAAACTGCTCTTTGTGATGAGCTCCACATAGTGTTCACAGGATTACAGCCAGGATATCCAGGTAATTATCTCCCTGGGCCCCTCAACCCTCAAAACTATTCAAATCTCAAAGGGCAGGACTTTCGAACGAATGGACAGGAAGGGTGCATGTGCACAAGAGAACAATAGCCTCCTAATTTTGTGGATAATGCAGCAGGCAGGGTAACACAGAgccttgcaatcagaaggtcCACAGTTCAAACCCCTCTCCTGCCACAGTACCCTTCCTTGATCAACACACTTACCCCGGATCCATACAGCAAGAATAGCCTGTAGAAAGGGGGAAAACCATTACACGGCTGAATACGTACCACTAAGTCACCTTCGAGAAAGGtatgagaaacaaaaacatgtacatgtgtgtCTAAATATATGTACAGGAGGGTATCGATTATGGAGCCACCAAGTAGACTGGGAATCTAAATCACCTACTGGATATGAGAGCACAGCCATGTCTCTCTCTAAACCACCCGCACAGGGGTCAAACAACAAGGGCCATTCCCACACTCTGCTCAACAGCTGGACACTGACAACACACAGATGTGCAGGCGTGCTCGAGACCACCGGAAGTGGCGACCAGCTCAGGAGCGCCGCGGCGGACATGGAATTCGACACATCGGGGAAGACAGCGCCGACTGTCCCCGTACTGCTAG belongs to Scleropages formosus chromosome 18, fSclFor1.1, whole genome shotgun sequence and includes:
- the akirin1 gene encoding akirin-1; the protein is MACGATLKRSMEFEALLSPQSPKRRRCNPLPGTPATPSPQRCNLRPSTESPSHSMSPQTVAGEHRLTPEQIFQNIKQEYSRYQRRRQLEGAFNQSDGAGPSDGPSPSPALAAPNSPPGASSVRKDQPSFTLRQVGYLCERLLRDHEEKIREEYEQILNTKLAEQYESFVKFTQDQIMRRYGTRPASYVS